The following are encoded in a window of Lactobacillus panisapium genomic DNA:
- the rpsL gene encoding 30S ribosomal protein S12 — MPTINQLVRKGRHSKTTKSKSPALSYGYNSMKKELVSNPAPQMRGVATRVGTMTPKKPNSALRKYARVRLSNLIEVTAYIPGEGHNLQEHSVVLIRGGRVKDLPGVRYHIIRGALDTAGVDGRKQGRSKYGAKKD, encoded by the coding sequence ATGCCAACCATTAACCAATTGGTAAGAAAAGGCCGTCATTCAAAGACGACTAAATCAAAATCACCAGCCTTAAGCTACGGCTACAACAGTATGAAGAAAGAATTAGTATCAAACCCAGCACCACAAATGCGTGGAGTTGCAACTCGTGTTGGTACTATGACTCCAAAGAAGCCAAACTCAGCTTTACGTAAGTATGCTCGTGTTCGTCTTTCAAACTTAATTGAAGTTACTGCTTATATTCCAGGTGAAGGCCACAACTTACAAGAACACTCCGTTGTTTTAATTCGTGGTGGTCGTGTAAAGGACCTTCCTGGTGTACGTTACCACATCATCCGTGGTGCACTTGATACTGCCGGTGTTGACGGCAGAAAGCAAGGCCGTTCTAAGTACGGTGCCAAGAAAGATTAA
- the rpsG gene encoding 30S ribosomal protein S7, producing MPRKGHVTKRDILADPVYNSKLVTKLINHLMLDGKRAKASSILYDAFDIVKEKTGKEPLEVFEEAMNNIMPVLEVRARRIGGSNYQIPVEVRPERRTTLGLRWLVSYARLRNEHTMDERLANEIIDASNNTGSAVKKREDVHRMAEANRAFAHYRF from the coding sequence ATGCCTAGAAAAGGACACGTAACTAAAAGAGATATTTTAGCGGATCCAGTTTACAATTCAAAGCTTGTTACTAAGTTGATCAACCACTTGATGCTTGATGGTAAGAGAGCTAAGGCATCTTCAATCCTTTATGATGCTTTTGACATCGTGAAAGAAAAGACTGGTAAGGAACCACTTGAAGTCTTTGAAGAAGCTATGAACAACATTATGCCAGTTTTGGAAGTTAGAGCTCGCCGTATCGGTGGTTCAAACTACCAAATTCCAGTTGAAGTTCGTCCAGAAAGAAGAACTACTTTGGGCTTAAGATGGCTTGTTTCATATGCTCGTTTACGTAATGAGCACACAATGGATGAGCGTTTAGCTAACGAAATCATTGATGCTTCTAACAACACTGGTTCAGCAGTTAAGAAGCGTGAAGATGTACATCGTATGGCTGAAGCTAACCGTGCATTTGCTCACTATCGTTTCTAA
- a CDS encoding A24 family peptidase: protein MAWIYQLTNFLIGTCLASHACVVCDRFDTGDFIWGRSRCDFCLTKLTLVDELPILSYCFLHGKCRYCQRSISVKLPLIEFLGGLAYLKIDFSQMTGIATAIVIFCLLLAAISDYDRLEFHLAMIFPALLLTLLRFKHLFKLQLGDLIELIPILLVLLFYTMQKKLGSGDLIIYLILAFFFTPHFANLVFLFGSFLLLFQFFLKRKTWSLQKQIAFVPYIFVGLIIQLLLQ from the coding sequence ATGGCTTGGATTTATCAACTTACTAACTTTTTAATTGGGACCTGCTTAGCATCCCACGCCTGTGTTGTTTGCGACCGCTTTGATACTGGTGACTTCATTTGGGGACGTTCTCGCTGTGATTTCTGTTTAACTAAACTTACTTTGGTGGACGAGTTGCCAATTTTGTCCTATTGTTTTTTACACGGAAAATGTCGCTACTGCCAGCGCAGTATTTCAGTTAAATTACCGTTAATCGAATTTTTGGGTGGTTTAGCATATCTTAAGATTGATTTTAGTCAGATGACCGGAATTGCCACTGCGATTGTCATTTTTTGTTTACTACTGGCCGCAATCAGCGATTATGACAGGCTAGAATTTCACCTAGCAATGATTTTTCCCGCGCTTTTATTAACACTACTTAGATTCAAACATCTCTTTAAGTTACAATTAGGCGATTTAATTGAACTAATTCCTATTTTGCTAGTCTTGCTTTTTTATACTATGCAAAAGAAGTTGGGTTCGGGTGATTTAATTATCTACTTAATTTTAGCCTTTTTCTTTACCCCTCACTTTGCTAACCTGGTTTTTCTTTTTGGCTCTTTTCTACTTCTCTTTCAATTCTTTCTAAAAAGAAAAACTTGGTCATTGCAAAAGCAAATTGCCTTTGTACCGTATATTTTTGTTGGACTAATCATTCAATTACTTCTGCAATAG
- the rpoC gene encoding DNA-directed RNA polymerase subunit beta', protein MIDVNKFESMQIGLASPNKIRSWSYGEVKKPETINYRTLKPEKDGLFDERIFGPTKDWACACGKYKGVRYRGIVCDRCGVEVTSSKVRRERMGHIELAAPVTHIWYFKGIPSRMGLILDMSPRLLEEVIYFAAYIVIDPGDTDLEFKQLLTEAEYREQKAKFGSRFEAKMGAEAIRDLLRKVDLEKEVKDLKKELETATGQKRTRAIRRLDILDAFKDSGNKPEWMVIDAVPVIPPDLRPMVQLEGGRFATSDLNDLYRRVINRNNRLKRLLDLNAPNIIVQNEKRMLQEAVDALIDNGRRGRSVVGPGNRPLKSLSHMLKGKQGRFRQNLLGKRVDYSGRSVIDVSPKLKFYQCGVPRPMALELFKPFVMHELVKRKIASNIKSAKRKIDREDDDVWDVLEDVIKERTVLLNRAPTLHRLSIQAFEPVLVPGKSIRLHPLACEAYNADFDGDQMAIHVPLSDEAVAESRLLMLAAHHILAPKDGKPIVTPSQDIVLGNYWLTQAEKGREGEGMIFNSPDEATVAYNNGDIHYHSIIGMSADSMPKKAWPKGYEHGIFITTYGRVIFNQIFPEDYFYVNEPTEENLNNPLAAKYFLEPGEDIHEKIDNVAGDLIATPFKKSFLSDSIATIYKYYKVQRTSEYLDDLKTLGYTSSTTSGITIGMTDVPEIDDKDEKVAKAHKQVDVVSKQFRRGLITEQERHDRVISIWNECKDQVQNEIAQIYDPRNPITIMADSGARGNISNFTQLAGMRGLMATPNGGLFEIPVTSNFKEGLSVLELFMSTHGARKGMTDTALKTAQSGYLTRRLVDVAQDVIIREDDCGTDRGINVHSIMEGDELIEPLYDRLLGRFTAETVKDPQTGEAIVGPNVMLDENLSHKICDAGVTDVKIRSILTCDTPHGVCRKCYGMNLATGEEVEVGEAVGTVAAQSIGEPGTQLTLRTFHNGGVAGAEDITQGLPRVQELFEARNPKGRAVISEVDGVIDSIQENPAEHTREITVKGKIDTRSYSVPYTASVAVSEGDEVRRGNKLTLGSIDPKELIQVTDTLTTEEYILVEVQKAYRMQGVDISDKHVEVLTRQMLQKVRVLDPGETNLLPGEIMDIGEFKERNTSVIISGGIPATAQSVILGITKAALETNSFLSAASFQETTRVLTDASIRGKNDPLLGLKENVIIGKIIPAGTGLPIYRDMEPEADVKKPKSVYSIADIEKKMKEADQAGEPQG, encoded by the coding sequence TTGATCGACGTAAATAAATTTGAAAGCATGCAAATTGGTCTTGCTTCGCCAAACAAAATTCGGAGCTGGTCGTATGGTGAAGTTAAGAAGCCAGAAACGATTAACTACCGTACTTTAAAGCCAGAAAAGGATGGTCTGTTTGACGAAAGAATCTTTGGACCAACCAAGGATTGGGCCTGTGCATGTGGCAAATACAAGGGTGTAAGATACCGCGGAATCGTTTGTGATCGCTGTGGGGTTGAAGTTACTTCCTCTAAAGTTAGACGGGAACGGATGGGTCACATTGAGTTGGCCGCTCCAGTTACTCATATTTGGTACTTTAAGGGTATTCCATCACGGATGGGATTAATTCTTGATATGTCACCAAGATTGCTGGAAGAAGTTATCTACTTTGCAGCATATATCGTGATTGATCCAGGCGATACAGACCTTGAATTTAAACAATTGCTGACGGAAGCTGAATACCGTGAGCAAAAAGCTAAGTTTGGTAGTCGCTTTGAAGCCAAAATGGGTGCCGAAGCAATCCGTGACTTATTGCGCAAGGTTGACCTTGAAAAAGAAGTTAAAGATTTAAAGAAAGAATTGGAAACTGCTACAGGTCAAAAACGGACTCGTGCAATCAGAAGATTAGATATCTTGGATGCGTTTAAAGATTCTGGCAATAAGCCTGAATGGATGGTGATTGACGCTGTCCCAGTCATCCCACCAGACTTGCGTCCAATGGTACAACTTGAAGGTGGCCGTTTTGCCACTTCAGACTTAAACGACTTGTACCGTCGGGTTATTAACCGTAATAACCGTTTGAAGAGATTACTTGACCTGAATGCACCAAACATTATCGTTCAAAACGAAAAGCGGATGTTGCAAGAAGCAGTCGACGCTTTAATTGATAACGGTCGTCGTGGTCGTTCAGTTGTTGGGCCTGGTAACCGTCCACTTAAGTCACTTTCACACATGCTTAAGGGTAAGCAAGGACGTTTCCGTCAAAACTTGCTTGGTAAGCGTGTTGACTACTCTGGTCGTTCAGTTATCGATGTTTCACCAAAATTGAAGTTCTATCAATGTGGTGTTCCTCGTCCAATGGCACTAGAATTATTCAAGCCATTTGTTATGCATGAATTGGTTAAACGCAAGATTGCTTCTAACATTAAGAGCGCTAAGCGTAAGATTGATCGTGAAGACGATGATGTCTGGGATGTACTTGAAGATGTAATTAAGGAAAGAACGGTTTTACTAAACCGTGCGCCAACATTACACCGTTTGAGTATCCAAGCCTTTGAACCAGTTTTAGTTCCTGGTAAATCAATTCGTTTGCACCCACTTGCCTGTGAAGCTTACAACGCTGACTTCGATGGTGACCAGATGGCCATTCACGTACCTTTGTCAGATGAAGCTGTTGCAGAATCACGCTTGTTAATGCTTGCAGCTCATCATATTCTTGCTCCAAAAGATGGTAAGCCAATCGTTACTCCTTCTCAGGATATCGTTTTAGGTAACTACTGGTTGACTCAAGCTGAAAAGGGTCGTGAAGGTGAAGGAATGATCTTTAATTCACCTGACGAAGCAACTGTTGCATACAATAATGGTGATATTCATTATCACTCAATTATTGGAATGTCTGCGGACTCAATGCCAAAGAAGGCATGGCCTAAAGGTTATGAACACGGCATTTTCATTACTACCTATGGTCGTGTGATTTTCAACCAAATCTTCCCAGAAGATTACTTCTACGTTAACGAGCCAACTGAAGAGAACCTGAATAATCCACTAGCTGCTAAGTACTTCTTAGAGCCAGGTGAGGATATTCATGAAAAAATTGATAATGTTGCTGGTGATTTAATTGCTACGCCATTTAAGAAATCATTCTTATCTGACTCAATTGCCACAATTTACAAGTACTACAAGGTTCAAAGAACTTCAGAATACCTTGATGACTTGAAGACACTTGGTTACACAAGTTCAACTACTTCTGGTATTACAATCGGAATGACCGATGTTCCAGAAATTGATGACAAGGATGAAAAGGTAGCTAAGGCCCACAAGCAAGTTGACGTCGTTTCTAAGCAGTTTAGACGTGGTTTAATTACTGAGCAAGAACGTCACGATCGAGTAATTAGTATTTGGAATGAGTGTAAGGACCAGGTTCAAAATGAGATTGCACAGATCTATGATCCACGTAATCCTATTACAATCATGGCTGACTCCGGTGCTCGTGGTAATATTTCTAACTTTACTCAGCTTGCCGGAATGCGTGGTTTGATGGCCACTCCTAACGGTGGTTTGTTCGAAATTCCAGTTACTTCAAACTTCAAGGAAGGTTTGTCAGTTCTAGAATTATTCATGTCCACTCACGGTGCACGTAAGGGAATGACTGATACGGCCTTGAAGACTGCTCAGTCAGGTTACTTAACTCGTCGTTTGGTTGATGTTGCTCAAGATGTTATTATCCGTGAAGATGACTGTGGCACTGATCGTGGTATCAATGTTCACTCAATCATGGAAGGTGACGAATTAATTGAGCCATTATACGATCGTTTACTTGGTCGGTTCACTGCTGAAACTGTTAAGGATCCACAAACCGGTGAGGCGATCGTTGGACCAAATGTAATGCTTGATGAAAATCTGTCACATAAAATTTGTGATGCCGGTGTTACAGACGTGAAGATTCGGTCAATTTTAACTTGTGATACCCCTCACGGTGTCTGCCGTAAATGTTATGGTATGAACCTGGCTACGGGTGAAGAAGTTGAAGTTGGTGAAGCAGTTGGTACTGTTGCCGCTCAATCAATTGGTGAACCTGGTACGCAGCTTACTTTACGTACTTTCCACAACGGTGGTGTTGCCGGTGCTGAAGATATTACTCAGGGTCTTCCTCGTGTGCAAGAATTGTTTGAAGCTCGTAACCCTAAGGGTCGTGCTGTTATTTCTGAAGTTGATGGTGTTATTGACTCAATTCAAGAAAACCCAGCAGAGCACACACGTGAAATTACTGTTAAGGGTAAGATCGATACTAGAAGCTACAGTGTTCCTTATACTGCTTCAGTTGCAGTCAGTGAAGGTGATGAAGTTCGCCGTGGTAACAAGTTGACTCTTGGTTCAATCGATCCTAAGGAATTAATTCAAGTAACTGATACGTTGACAACCGAAGAATACATCTTGGTTGAAGTACAAAAGGCTTACCGGATGCAGGGTGTTGACATTTCAGATAAGCACGTTGAGGTCTTAACTAGACAAATGTTGCAAAAAGTTCGTGTTCTTGATCCTGGTGAGACTAACTTGCTTCCAGGTGAAATCATGGATATTGGCGAATTCAAGGAACGCAACACTTCAGTAATTATTTCAGGTGGAATCCCTGCAACTGCTCAAAGTGTAATTCTTGGTATTACTAAGGCTGCCCTTGAAACTAATAGTTTCTTGTCAGCTGCTTCATTCCAGGAAACTACTCGTGTGCTGACTGATGCTTCAATCAGAGGCAAGAACGATCCACTTCTTGGTTTGAAAGAAAATGTTATCATCGGTAAGATTATTCCAGCCGGTACTGGTCTTCCAATTTACCGTGATATGGAACCTGAAGCTGATGTGAAGAAGCCTAAGTCTGTCTACTCAATAGCTGATATTGAGAAAAAGATGAAGGAAGCTGATCAAGCTGGGGAACCACAAGGATAA